The following coding sequences are from one Granulicella sp. L56 window:
- a CDS encoding LacI family DNA-binding transcriptional regulator, with translation MTGKKKISEAGKPVTLKILAEYLDLSPATVSIVLNDSPVAKSISAATKERVHAAAKKFEYRPNLHARMLRTRVTNTVGLIVPEVSEGYFTGVMLGVEQYLLQEGFLYFTVSHLGRPDLIEEYPQLLMNRSVDGFLMVNTELKHKVPLPVVGISSHSKTPGLTNVVLDHNRAAKMALRHLYDLGHRRIAFMKGSKYVSDSAARWEAIVSIAQEIGITVRPELCIHLEKNSWSPELGYPPVRELLARTRDFTAIFCFNDTAAIGAIRAIEDVGLSCPRDISVIGFDDIIVAEYYNPRLTTIRQPLHKMGWTAAQLLVNRIQSPDEPYPDAVWFEPELVVRESTAGIREDRAVKGQKTKH, from the coding sequence ATGACAGGAAAGAAGAAAATATCCGAAGCCGGCAAGCCGGTAACGCTGAAGATCCTTGCGGAATATCTGGATCTTTCTCCAGCGACCGTCTCCATCGTGCTGAATGATTCGCCGGTGGCAAAGTCGATCTCCGCCGCGACCAAGGAACGGGTGCACGCGGCGGCAAAGAAGTTTGAGTACCGCCCCAATCTGCACGCGCGCATGTTGCGCACGCGAGTGACTAACACCGTTGGCCTGATCGTGCCTGAAGTCAGCGAAGGATACTTCACGGGTGTCATGCTGGGCGTGGAGCAATATCTCTTGCAAGAAGGCTTTCTCTACTTCACGGTCAGCCATCTGGGACGGCCCGACCTGATCGAGGAGTATCCGCAACTGCTGATGAACCGGTCCGTCGACGGTTTTCTGATGGTGAACACCGAGCTGAAGCACAAGGTACCGCTGCCAGTGGTAGGCATCTCGTCGCACAGCAAGACGCCGGGGCTGACGAATGTCGTGCTCGATCACAATCGAGCCGCGAAGATGGCGCTACGCCACCTCTATGATCTGGGCCACCGCCGTATCGCATTCATGAAGGGGTCGAAGTACGTCAGCGATTCGGCGGCCCGCTGGGAGGCGATCGTCAGCATTGCGCAGGAGATTGGGATCACGGTTCGTCCGGAACTTTGCATTCATCTGGAGAAGAACTCGTGGTCGCCGGAGCTGGGCTATCCGCCGGTACGGGAGCTGTTGGCGCGTACACGCGACTTTACCGCCATCTTCTGCTTCAACGATACGGCGGCGATCGGCGCGATTCGCGCCATCGAAGATGTTGGGTTGAGCTGCCCGCGCGATATCTCGGTGATCGGCTTCGACGACATCATCGTTGCTGAGTACTACAACCCGAGGCTAACGACGATTCGGCAGCCGCTGCACAAGATGGGTTGGACAGCGGCGCAACTGCTGGTCAACCGGATTCAATCACCGGATGAGCCATATCCTGACGCGGTGTGGTTCGAGCCGGAGTTGGTGGTGCGAGAATCGACAGCGGGCATTCGCGAGGATCGCGCGGTGAAGGGGCAGAAAACAAAGCATTAG
- a CDS encoding sugar MFS transporter, which translates to MTTDASKTRASAFYALGPVFFYFFVAGIATVMLGPLLPALIGRWHIQDAQAGTLFTTTFAGQLCGAWFATRNLRASILYGACMSAAGCAFMGWADFNTAHVALFCVGLGLGAGLTAGNVISGIAIPSARTRLIALLNMTWGMGAISCSLLVRACGAGRVRLFFCVLASCLVLAAAFSIVLPRDKKAEPAVTGDEDAKTKSRMPMPLWPLLMFSAAMLLFVGIENALGGWLPSYGVRTSSALLASSIALYFWVAEMTGRLLLAVLTDLFGEASLYRGSVALLIVSEGVLIMAKHLSAGGVVALTIFCGLAIAPIYPLILSFFLARTGNHPRLGRVFAAASVGGATLPWLTGVVSTEFHGLRAGLAVPAVGTVLLLLLASVITSTPMFSARATER; encoded by the coding sequence TTGACAACTGATGCGTCGAAGACACGGGCGAGCGCTTTCTACGCGCTGGGACCGGTGTTCTTCTATTTTTTTGTGGCGGGCATCGCGACCGTCATGCTGGGGCCGCTGCTACCGGCACTGATTGGTCGATGGCATATTCAGGACGCGCAGGCCGGAACCTTGTTCACAACGACCTTTGCAGGCCAGCTCTGCGGAGCGTGGTTCGCAACGCGCAACCTGCGGGCGAGCATATTGTACGGCGCGTGCATGAGCGCGGCGGGATGCGCTTTTATGGGCTGGGCGGATTTCAACACGGCGCATGTCGCGCTGTTCTGCGTCGGGCTTGGTTTGGGAGCGGGACTTACCGCAGGGAATGTGATCTCGGGCATCGCGATACCGTCGGCGCGTACACGCCTGATTGCGCTGCTGAACATGACATGGGGAATGGGCGCGATCAGTTGTTCGCTGCTGGTGCGCGCCTGCGGGGCAGGGCGGGTGCGGCTCTTCTTCTGCGTGCTTGCAAGCTGCCTCGTGCTGGCCGCCGCATTCTCAATCGTTCTGCCACGCGATAAAAAGGCCGAGCCTGCTGTCACAGGAGACGAAGACGCAAAGACAAAGAGCCGGATGCCGATGCCGCTATGGCCGTTGCTGATGTTCTCTGCCGCGATGCTGTTGTTTGTAGGAATAGAGAACGCACTGGGAGGATGGTTGCCGAGCTATGGCGTGCGTACAAGTTCGGCGTTACTGGCTTCTTCGATTGCGCTCTATTTCTGGGTGGCAGAGATGACGGGGCGGCTGTTGCTGGCAGTGTTGACGGACCTTTTCGGTGAGGCTTCGCTGTATCGAGGCAGCGTTGCGCTGCTCATCGTGTCAGAAGGCGTGCTAATTATGGCGAAGCATCTGAGCGCTGGCGGGGTGGTAGCGCTTACTATTTTCTGCGGTCTGGCCATCGCTCCGATCTATCCGCTGATACTCTCGTTCTTTCTGGCGCGGACAGGAAATCATCCGCGGCTCGGGCGAGTGTTTGCCGCTGCCTCGGTTGGAGGAGCAACTCTGCCTTGGTTGACCGGAGTGGTCTCGACCGAATTCCACGGGCTGCGCGCGGGGCTTGCAGTGCCTGCCGTCGGCACGGTGCTGCTGTTGCTGCTCGCTAGCGTCATTACAAGTACACCGATGTTCTCTGCGAGAGCGACCGAAAGGTGA
- the kdgD gene encoding 5-dehydro-4-deoxyglucarate dehydratase, which translates to MTPMSPEELAKKTGAGLLSFPVTHFTDAYAFDEAPYREHLDWLLQYKPAGLFAAGGTGEFFSLNLQEFSAVVAAAVQQTNHRVPVIAGCGYGTAIAKQFAQAAESAGADGILLLPPYLVNAEPAGIMAHVEAVCAATSLGVIFYNRDNAIINDVTLERLCERCPNLVGFKDGYGDIELMTRIYARMGDRLTYIGGLPTAETFALPYLEMGVTTYSSAIFNFLPQFAQDFYAAVRRRDHAEVFRQLRDFVLPYIDIRNRHKGYAVSIVKAGMRSIGRPAGPVRTPLTDLDQNELDALTSLIAGRS; encoded by the coding sequence ATGACCCCGATGTCCCCGGAAGAACTTGCAAAGAAAACAGGAGCGGGTCTACTCTCGTTTCCGGTCACCCATTTCACCGATGCCTACGCCTTTGACGAGGCTCCCTATCGCGAGCATCTTGACTGGCTCTTACAGTACAAGCCGGCTGGCCTGTTCGCAGCGGGAGGCACGGGCGAGTTTTTTTCGCTCAACCTGCAGGAGTTCTCGGCTGTCGTTGCGGCCGCCGTGCAACAGACCAACCATCGCGTGCCGGTAATAGCGGGTTGCGGTTATGGCACTGCAATCGCAAAGCAGTTCGCGCAGGCGGCGGAGAGTGCAGGCGCGGATGGCATCCTGCTTCTGCCACCGTATCTGGTCAACGCAGAGCCTGCCGGAATCATGGCGCACGTCGAAGCAGTATGCGCTGCCACCAGCCTTGGCGTGATCTTCTACAACCGCGACAACGCCATCATCAACGATGTGACGCTGGAGCGCCTGTGCGAGCGCTGCCCCAACCTTGTCGGCTTCAAGGATGGATATGGTGACATCGAACTCATGACGCGAATCTATGCGCGCATGGGCGACCGGCTAACCTACATCGGCGGGTTGCCAACGGCGGAGACCTTTGCCCTGCCCTATCTGGAAATGGGCGTCACTACCTACTCGTCGGCGATCTTCAACTTCCTTCCGCAGTTCGCGCAGGACTTCTACGCTGCGGTTCGCAGGCGCGATCATGCGGAGGTTTTCAGGCAGTTGCGTGATTTCGTTCTGCCTTACATCGACATCCGTAATAGACACAAAGGCTATGCCGTGTCGATCGTCAAAGCCGGAATGCGTTCCATTGGCAGGCCTGCAGGACCGGTGCGCACACCGCTTACCGATCTCGACCAAAATGAGCTGGACGCTTTGACCAGCCTGATCGCTGGCCGTTCCTAA
- a CDS encoding MFS transporter: MSAGKQTHIRYLIVSMLFIASCFSYGDRVALSIAGTAMERELALDPVKLGFLLSGFSWAYVLGQLPSGGLLDRFGSKRVYGISIICWTTCAFLVGFTGYLAAAWVFSAIFILRLLSGLAQSPVFPGNGRIVAAWFPTAERGGASAIFNASQYFALVAFAPLFGWLTHSYGWRSCFWFMGVFGFVLAFAWWKMVYNVKDHPLISQSEIECIERGGGLVNVDRVAGGRPTAHALTWAGVRQLLSQRMLVGIYLGQFCITTLTYFFITWFPVYLVQARHMSILRGGFAAALPALCGSIGGVLGGLCSDALLRRGRSLTFARKAPIIAGMLLSVTMIACNYTNVQALVMFLMSLAFFGKGFGALGWTVIADTSPKELIGLNGGLFNLFGNTAGITTPIVIGYLVKRTGSFNDALIFVGIAALLAIFSYVVIVGEIKRLELQPQTSSR; the protein is encoded by the coding sequence ATGAGCGCCGGCAAACAGACCCACATACGCTATCTGATCGTGTCGATGCTCTTCATCGCCAGCTGCTTCAGCTATGGCGATCGGGTTGCTCTCTCCATCGCCGGCACTGCGATGGAGAGAGAGTTGGCGCTGGACCCGGTGAAGCTCGGCTTTCTGCTGTCAGGCTTCAGTTGGGCATACGTGCTTGGCCAATTGCCCTCCGGTGGTCTGCTGGATCGCTTCGGCTCGAAGCGCGTTTATGGCATCAGTATTATTTGCTGGACGACCTGCGCCTTCCTCGTCGGATTCACAGGATATCTCGCTGCGGCGTGGGTCTTCAGCGCGATCTTCATTCTGCGGCTGCTGTCGGGCCTGGCGCAGTCCCCAGTCTTTCCCGGCAACGGGCGTATCGTCGCCGCATGGTTTCCGACGGCAGAGCGTGGAGGCGCCTCCGCGATCTTCAATGCGTCGCAGTATTTTGCGCTGGTTGCGTTCGCTCCACTCTTCGGATGGCTCACGCACTCGTATGGATGGAGAAGCTGCTTCTGGTTTATGGGTGTGTTCGGCTTCGTGCTGGCCTTCGCCTGGTGGAAGATGGTCTACAACGTGAAAGACCATCCATTGATCTCGCAGTCGGAGATCGAGTGCATCGAGCGAGGCGGCGGCTTGGTCAACGTCGACCGCGTGGCCGGAGGAAGACCGACCGCCCATGCCCTTACCTGGGCCGGAGTCAGGCAGTTGCTGAGCCAGCGAATGCTGGTGGGGATCTACCTGGGACAGTTCTGCATCACAACATTAACTTATTTTTTCATCACATGGTTTCCCGTCTATCTCGTACAGGCACGGCACATGTCCATCCTTCGCGGAGGATTCGCGGCAGCCTTGCCAGCACTATGTGGTTCTATAGGAGGCGTGCTTGGTGGACTGTGCTCGGATGCGCTTCTCCGTCGAGGCAGGTCGCTCACATTTGCGCGGAAGGCGCCGATCATCGCAGGCATGTTGCTCTCGGTCACAATGATCGCGTGCAACTATACGAACGTGCAGGCTCTGGTGATGTTCCTGATGTCACTCGCTTTTTTCGGCAAAGGCTTCGGCGCGCTGGGCTGGACGGTGATCGCAGATACGTCGCCGAAAGAGTTAATCGGCCTGAACGGCGGCCTCTTCAATCTCTTCGGCAATACGGCCGGCATCACCACGCCGATTGTGATTGGATATCTGGTGAAGAGGACGGGCTCGTTCAACGATGCGCTGATCTTCGTCGGCATCGCCGCGCTGCTGGCTATCTTCAGCTACGTTGTGATTGTCGGCGAGATCAAGCGGCTTGAGCTGCAACCGCAAACGTCGTCAAGGTAA
- the gudD gene encoding glucarate dehydratase: MNSVETKIPRGQTPVITSMRVIPVAGHDGMLLNLSGAHAPFFTRNVVILMDNAGNTGIGEVPGGEKIRRVLEESQALVVGHPLAAYNAILNAVRVGFADCDSEGRGLQTFDLRTTVHAVTAIESALLDLLGQFIEQPVAALLGEGQQRSSVEVLGYLFFIGDRKKTALPYRSEPNADDAWLQLRHEEALTTDAVLRLAEAAHARYGFNDYKLKGGVLTGAQEMETVTALAERFPDARITLDPNGAWSLDEAIRLCQGKRHVLAYAEDPCGAEQGFSGREIMAEFRRATGLPTATNMIATDWRELKHAIQLNAIDIPLADPHFWTMQGSVRVAQLCREWGLTWGSHSNNHFDISLAMFTHVAAAAPGKITAIDTHWIWQDGQRLTKEPLKIVGGRITVPDRPGLGVEIDMEQIERAHALYNTMELGARDDAKAMQFLVPNWRFNPKRPCLVS; the protein is encoded by the coding sequence GTGAACTCGGTAGAGACAAAGATTCCGCGCGGACAGACGCCCGTCATCACCAGTATGCGCGTGATTCCCGTGGCCGGACATGACGGCATGTTGCTGAACCTGAGCGGCGCGCATGCACCATTCTTCACGCGCAATGTCGTTATCCTGATGGACAATGCGGGCAACACCGGCATAGGCGAGGTTCCGGGCGGAGAGAAGATTCGCCGTGTACTCGAAGAGTCACAAGCGCTGGTAGTGGGACACCCTCTGGCTGCTTATAACGCAATCCTCAATGCTGTACGTGTGGGCTTCGCCGATTGCGACAGCGAGGGCCGCGGGCTGCAGACCTTCGACCTGCGCACGACCGTCCATGCAGTGACCGCGATTGAATCGGCTCTGCTCGATCTGCTCGGCCAGTTCATCGAGCAGCCGGTCGCAGCCCTTCTCGGAGAAGGTCAGCAGCGTTCGAGCGTCGAGGTTCTGGGCTACCTATTCTTTATTGGCGATAGGAAGAAGACGGCCCTTCCCTATCGCAGCGAGCCGAATGCAGACGATGCGTGGCTCCAACTGCGGCATGAGGAAGCGTTGACCACCGATGCCGTGCTGCGGCTGGCGGAGGCCGCTCATGCGCGTTACGGATTCAATGACTACAAGCTGAAGGGAGGAGTGCTGACGGGCGCACAGGAGATGGAGACCGTTACCGCGCTTGCAGAGCGCTTTCCCGATGCGCGCATCACACTCGACCCGAATGGAGCGTGGTCGCTCGATGAGGCTATCCGTCTCTGCCAGGGCAAGCGGCATGTGCTGGCATACGCCGAAGACCCATGTGGCGCGGAACAAGGATTCTCTGGCCGCGAGATTATGGCTGAGTTCAGGCGCGCCACCGGCCTGCCAACAGCAACCAACATGATTGCGACCGACTGGCGCGAGTTGAAGCACGCAATTCAACTCAACGCAATCGACATCCCGCTGGCCGATCCACACTTCTGGACGATGCAGGGCTCGGTGCGCGTGGCGCAGCTTTGCCGCGAGTGGGGGCTCACCTGGGGATCGCACTCCAACAATCATTTCGATATCTCATTGGCGATGTTCACGCACGTAGCCGCGGCTGCACCGGGCAAGATCACCGCGATTGATACGCATTGGATCTGGCAGGATGGGCAGCGCCTCACCAAAGAGCCGCTCAAAATCGTCGGCGGCAGAATTACCGTGCCGGACCGTCCAGGGCTTGGCGTCGAGATCGACATGGAGCAGATCGAGCGCGCCCATGCGCTCTACAATACGATGGAGCTTGGAGCACGGGACGATGCGAAGGCAATGCAGTTCCTTGTTCCGAACTGGAGATTTAACCCAAAGCGACCCTGCCTGGTCTCGTAG
- the garD gene encoding galactarate dehydratase, translating into MPSGNKLRPLFVQVHPQDTVAIIVNEGGLPAGTEFDSGLKLIEDVPEAHKVALVEIAVGAPILRYGSVIGYAEHPIAKGSWVHEERMRLPIAPSLDNLPLATAVPAPMPPLDGYTFDGFLNDDGSVGTKNILGITTTVQCVAATVDFAVERIKAEILPRYPNVDDVIALTHNYGCGVAIDAPGTEIPIRTLRNLSLNPNLGGAPMVVSLGCEKLQPVRLLPSNTLPILATEAYVVRMQDEQHHSFGDMVTAIMELAEKRLAELNRRTRVTRPASDLVVGLQCGGSDAFSGVTANPAVGYASDLLVRAGATVMFSEVTEVRDAIHLLTARAADEQVARDLIREMAWYDAYLDRGGVDRSANPTPGNKKGGLTNIVEKALGSTAKAGTSAIAGVFGPGERVTKKGLIFAATPASDFICGTLQLAASMNMHIFTTGRGTPYGLAMVPVIKVASRSALAERWSDLIDLDAGSIATGDATIEQVGTQLFQLILDVASGRKQTWTDHWGLHNDLALFNPAPVT; encoded by the coding sequence ATGCCCAGCGGAAATAAATTGCGTCCCCTCTTCGTGCAGGTGCACCCACAGGACACGGTAGCCATCATCGTAAACGAAGGCGGCCTGCCCGCAGGCACCGAGTTCGATTCGGGACTGAAGCTGATCGAGGATGTTCCCGAAGCGCACAAGGTAGCACTAGTTGAGATCGCAGTCGGAGCGCCCATACTGCGGTACGGATCGGTGATTGGATACGCAGAGCATCCCATCGCAAAGGGTAGCTGGGTGCATGAGGAGCGAATGCGCCTGCCGATTGCTCCCTCGCTGGACAACCTTCCGCTTGCGACCGCTGTGCCTGCGCCGATGCCTCCGCTCGATGGCTATACCTTCGATGGCTTCCTCAACGACGACGGATCCGTAGGCACAAAGAACATTCTCGGCATCACAACGACGGTTCAATGCGTCGCTGCCACCGTCGACTTTGCCGTAGAGCGCATCAAGGCTGAGATTTTGCCGCGCTATCCCAACGTCGACGATGTCATCGCGCTTACCCATAACTATGGCTGCGGCGTTGCCATCGATGCACCGGGAACCGAGATTCCGATCCGCACGCTGCGCAACCTCAGCCTCAACCCAAACCTGGGTGGCGCGCCGATGGTGGTGAGCCTGGGCTGCGAGAAGCTGCAGCCGGTGCGGTTGCTCCCTTCGAATACACTGCCCATTCTCGCGACGGAGGCCTATGTCGTTCGCATGCAGGATGAACAACACCACAGCTTCGGCGATATGGTGACCGCCATCATGGAGCTGGCGGAGAAGCGGCTCGCGGAGCTTAATCGAAGGACGCGAGTCACACGCCCTGCATCGGACCTCGTCGTCGGCCTGCAGTGCGGCGGCAGCGATGCCTTTTCCGGTGTCACCGCAAACCCCGCTGTTGGCTACGCATCCGACCTGCTGGTTCGCGCTGGAGCCACTGTGATGTTCTCCGAAGTCACCGAGGTTCGCGATGCCATCCACCTGCTGACCGCGCGTGCGGCAGACGAGCAAGTAGCCCGCGATCTCATCCGCGAGATGGCATGGTATGACGCCTATTTGGATCGTGGAGGAGTAGACCGCAGCGCCAACCCAACTCCAGGAAATAAGAAGGGAGGCTTGACCAACATCGTCGAGAAGGCGCTGGGCTCAACAGCGAAGGCGGGCACCAGCGCCATTGCAGGGGTCTTCGGTCCGGGCGAGCGAGTTACGAAAAAAGGATTGATCTTTGCCGCCACTCCGGCCAGCGACTTCATTTGCGGAACCCTGCAACTGGCAGCCTCGATGAACATGCATATCTTCACCACTGGACGCGGCACGCCTTATGGCCTGGCGATGGTTCCAGTGATTAAAGTGGCGTCACGTTCCGCACTAGCAGAGCGATGGTCCGATCTCATCGACCTCGACGCAGGCAGCATCGCAACCGGCGATGCCACCATCGAGCAGGTCGGCACACAACTTTTTCAACTGATTCTTGACGTAGCCAGCGGGCGCAAGCAGACATGGACAGATCACTGGGGGCTGCACAATGATCTCGCACTCTTCAATCCTGCACCCGTTACCTAG
- a CDS encoding Dabb family protein — translation MYIHAFLFRWVEGITEEQKKHVKKEILALQGKIPGLLETHVGTNVSPRGQDYTFGGVMKFVDRAALDAYFPHPVHQALGEWLMPLIEPLELDFDAASSTKKYSD, via the coding sequence ATGTATATTCACGCATTCTTATTTCGATGGGTAGAAGGAATCACCGAAGAGCAGAAGAAGCACGTCAAGAAAGAAATTCTCGCCTTGCAGGGCAAGATTCCCGGACTGCTTGAGACGCATGTCGGCACCAATGTTTCGCCGCGCGGACAGGATTACACCTTTGGCGGCGTGATGAAGTTTGTCGACAGGGCCGCACTGGACGCCTACTTCCCGCATCCCGTCCATCAAGCCCTCGGCGAGTGGCTGATGCCGCTGATCGAGCCGCTGGAGCTGGACTTCGACGCTGCTTCCTCAACAAAAAAATATAGCGACTGA
- a CDS encoding DUF4142 domain-containing protein: MDQAASSNQDPNGPAVMMDKAFVRQALQGGMAEVQLGQLALQKSSNPDVKQFAQKMVDDHTKLGDAMKQVAQQMSVKPPDSLSGKDKSTVAKLGALNGDEFDKAYIKDMVKDHKQDEKEFKQEAQNTSNPALKDLVSKGGEIIDQHLQMIEQIAQKNNVVASK, translated from the coding sequence ATGGATCAGGCTGCCAGCAGCAACCAGGACCCGAATGGACCCGCAGTCATGATGGACAAAGCATTTGTTCGACAGGCATTGCAAGGCGGGATGGCTGAAGTTCAACTTGGGCAACTCGCCCTGCAAAAGAGCAGCAACCCTGATGTAAAACAGTTTGCTCAGAAGATGGTCGACGACCATACCAAGCTTGGCGATGCCATGAAGCAGGTAGCGCAACAGATGAGCGTCAAACCGCCTGACTCGCTATCGGGCAAAGATAAATCGACGGTAGCTAAACTCGGCGCGCTAAACGGCGACGAGTTTGATAAGGCCTACATCAAAGACATGGTGAAAGACCATAAACAAGATGAGAAAGAGTTCAAGCAGGAGGCGCAGAATACCTCCAATCCTGCGCTGAAAGACCTTGTTTCAAAGGGTGGGGAGATCATCGATCAACACCTGCAGATGATCGAGCAGATCGCTCAGAAGAATAATGTGGTTGCTTCAAAATAA
- a CDS encoding beta-galactosidase, whose amino-acid sequence MMQPIRKLLPLAFVTLFIFSALGTPTQAQPQSQPETQPPIYLGTAWYPEQWPESRWDADLTLMQQAGIRFVRITEFAWSSIEPEEGVYKFDWVDHAIADAAQHHIFVVLGTPTAAPPAWLTQKYPETLRIKEDGRPDEHGNREQFNWANPKYRELCRGIAEKMAQRYGHNPNVIGWQIDNEYAAESYGPDVQKQFQDWLKARYGTLDNLNERWTTAYWSETYSDWSQIPIEEKSGNPGLLLSWKRFVSDTYRSYQKNQLDVIRANSDRRQFITTNMMGWFDGYDHYTVSQDLDLASWDDYVGRGHLDPYRNGAAHDLTRGFLRKNFWVMETQPGFVNWAPVNTVLDKGEVRAMAWHDVGHGADAVSYWQWRSDLNGQEELHGTLIGADGTPVPVYSEVAQIGKEFAKAGPALAGTSVHSQVAILHSYDSRWAINWQRHNQAFDPVTQLVSYYKPLREVAQSIDIVPPTTPLDGYKLVVAPGLEVISEAEAENLIAYVKNGGHLVLGQRTGMKNEDNGLWPEREPGPLAALLGGRVDQFYAIDDKPEDTVPVTGIWGNTTSKIWAEQLSTSAPDTKVLMRYGKSNGWLDGQPAVITRKVGKGQITYIGAWMDEPTMLKAAKWMAETSGVTAAFGPVPGSVDVYPREGDGKKIFILVNFNKATQTVTLPAMMRDVLDDKEVRTVSLDHYGVAVLQSK is encoded by the coding sequence ATGATGCAGCCGATTCGAAAACTCCTTCCGCTCGCTTTTGTAACCCTTTTCATCTTCTCTGCCCTGGGTACACCCACACAGGCACAACCGCAATCTCAGCCCGAGACACAGCCGCCGATCTATCTTGGCACTGCATGGTATCCCGAGCAATGGCCGGAGTCGCGCTGGGACGCTGACCTCACCTTGATGCAGCAGGCAGGGATTCGCTTCGTGCGCATCACGGAGTTTGCGTGGTCGTCGATTGAGCCCGAAGAGGGTGTGTACAAGTTCGACTGGGTAGACCATGCCATCGCCGATGCGGCACAACACCACATCTTTGTTGTGCTGGGAACGCCTACGGCGGCTCCTCCGGCGTGGTTGACGCAGAAGTATCCGGAGACGCTGCGGATTAAAGAAGATGGACGTCCGGACGAGCATGGCAACCGCGAGCAGTTCAACTGGGCCAATCCAAAGTATCGTGAACTTTGCCGCGGCATCGCTGAAAAGATGGCGCAGCGTTATGGACATAATCCCAACGTTATCGGCTGGCAGATCGACAATGAATACGCAGCCGAATCATACGGCCCCGATGTGCAGAAGCAGTTTCAGGACTGGCTGAAGGCGCGCTACGGCACACTCGACAACTTGAATGAGCGCTGGACGACCGCCTACTGGAGCGAGACCTATTCAGACTGGTCACAGATTCCCATCGAGGAGAAGAGCGGCAATCCGGGATTGCTGCTCAGTTGGAAGCGGTTCGTCTCGGACACCTACAGGAGCTACCAGAAGAACCAGCTCGATGTGATCCGCGCCAACAGCGACAGGCGGCAGTTCATCACAACCAACATGATGGGATGGTTCGATGGCTACGATCACTACACGGTCTCGCAGGACCTCGATCTCGCATCATGGGACGACTATGTTGGGCGCGGCCATCTCGATCCCTATCGCAACGGCGCAGCGCATGATCTGACGCGGGGATTTCTGCGCAAGAACTTCTGGGTGATGGAGACGCAGCCCGGATTCGTGAATTGGGCTCCGGTGAATACCGTGCTCGATAAGGGCGAGGTCCGCGCGATGGCGTGGCACGATGTCGGCCATGGCGCGGATGCGGTGAGCTACTGGCAATGGCGCTCCGACCTCAACGGACAGGAAGAGCTGCATGGCACGCTGATCGGAGCGGATGGAACTCCGGTTCCGGTCTATTCCGAGGTCGCACAGATCGGGAAAGAGTTTGCCAAGGCTGGTCCGGCGCTGGCGGGGACAAGCGTTCATTCGCAAGTCGCGATTCTTCACTCCTACGACAGTCGATGGGCCATCAACTGGCAGCGGCACAATCAGGCTTTCGATCCGGTGACGCAGCTTGTGAGCTACTACAAGCCGTTGCGCGAGGTCGCGCAGTCGATCGACATCGTGCCGCCTACGACGCCGCTCGATGGCTACAAACTGGTAGTTGCGCCGGGGCTTGAGGTGATCTCGGAAGCCGAGGCCGAAAACCTGATCGCCTATGTCAAGAATGGCGGACACCTTGTTCTGGGGCAGCGCACTGGAATGAAGAACGAGGACAACGGGCTGTGGCCGGAACGCGAACCCGGTCCGCTGGCGGCACTGCTTGGAGGGAGAGTCGATCAGTTCTATGCGATCGACGACAAGCCGGAGGACACGGTTCCCGTCACCGGAATATGGGGCAATACCACCTCGAAGATATGGGCAGAGCAGCTTAGCACTTCAGCTCCGGATACGAAGGTGCTGATGCGCTATGGCAAGAGCAACGGCTGGCTGGACGGCCAGCCCGCCGTAATTACTCGCAAGGTGGGCAAAGGCCAGATCACTTACATTGGCGCGTGGATGGACGAGCCGACGATGCTGAAGGCTGCGAAGTGGATGGCGGAGACCAGCGGCGTTACAGCGGCGTTTGGGCCTGTGCCGGGCAGCGTCGACGTCTATCCGCGCGAGGGAGATGGAAAGAAAATCTTCATTCTGGTCAACTTCAACAAGGCAACGCAAACCGTCACGCTTCCTGCAATGATGCGTGACGTGCTCGATGACAAAGAGGTGCGCACAGTGTCGCTCGATCACTACGGGGTGGCCGTATTGCAGTCGAAGTAG